Below is a genomic region from Sinorhizobium meliloti.
CGTCGACGCCGCGGCTTCGCCCAGCCATTTCAGCATGTCGGGATGAGCGGGATAGCCGGGCACGGCCTGGGAGAGGTCGATCAGCGGGCCTTTTGCCCCGTCATAGGCCTTCGCCCATGCGAGCACCGAGGGTATCGGCGGCGGCGAGAGCTTTTCGACCAGGGGATTGAAATGCGGCATGGCGGATTTCCTGTTGTTGAAGCGGACGGGGTTCTCAGCCCCGCATTATGATTTGATTTTGCGCTTCTGCGGACGTTCCGGACGCCGGTTGCGCGGCGCGGAACGGGGCTGAAGGCTCTTCGGCGTGGTGTTGCGGCCGGCATCTTCGGGCTTCGACATGCGGCTGCGGATGATCGTGCGGGCGGACATCTGCAGCTCCGGCATCGGGTCGCTTTCGAGTGCGGCAAACAGCCAGTCGATGAAAACGCGGACGATCGGCGCGGCGCGAACCTCGTTGCGGCAGGCGACGAAAAAGGCGTCGTTGGCCGGAACCGTCAGGTCGAAGGGGGCGATCAGCTCGCCGCGGGCGATCAGGCTGCCGGCGGTGATCGTATCGCCGAGCGCAACGCCCTGGTTGTGGAGGGCCGCCTCGGTGGAAAGCCGCGCATCGCTCATGAAATGCTGGCGGCCGCGCTGAAAATCGATGGCGTCGGCTGCGGCGAGCCAGGTGTTCCACTCGCGGCCGTCGTCGCCATGCAGCATCACGTGGTCGCGGATATCCCGGATGGAGCGTAGCGGCCGCATGTTGAGGAGCGTCGGGCTGACGACCGGGAAAAGCTCGAGCCGGCTCCAGAGCCTCGACCAGCAGTCCTGCCAGTTGCCGTCGCCATAGAGCAGGCAGACGTCGACATCCGGGGAGTCGAGGTTCGCCTCGTCATTGGAGGCGATCAGCCGCAACTGGACATCGGGGAACTGCTCGGTAAAGAGGTGCAGGCGCGGAATCATCCAGAAGGAGAGCAATGCCGGGACGCAGGTGACGGTGAGCTCCCCGCTCGTCGCGGGCCGCGTCATCGCCGCGGTTGCCGCGGCGATCTCGGCGAAGGCATGCGTCACGGCAGGCAGGAGCAGCGCGCCCTGCGGCGTCAGCCTCAGCCGCTTGCCGCCCCGCTCGAAAAGGGGCGCGTTGAAGGAGAGTTCGAGCGCGCGGATCTGATGGCTTACTGCGCCATGGGTGACGTTGAGCTCACGCGCCGCAGCGGAAACGGAGCCGCGCCGGGCGGTTGCCTCGAAGGCGCGCAGCGGATTCAGCGGAGGCAGGCGGCTCGACAAGAAGAGGCTCCGGAGAGGCGGCATTTATGTGAATTTTTCTCACATCAAACGCTATAACAATGTCAATTGCTTTTCCAGAAGAATTGTCTCCTAATATGCGCAACAAAGGCAAAAGCCGGGGAACCTGATTGCGCCGCTTCGGATCGGCACTACGCAAGTCGTGACTTGCGGTGCATCATGTGCCAGCCCCGGCCGAACGATACGGAGGTCCGGCGCATGGCTTGGGATGAACAGAAGCTCAACGAATTGAAGGCGAAATATGGCGAGAGCCATGGCGGCGAGCTCTTCGATCCGACCTTCCGCAAGGTCGCGGACAAGATTTTCACGAAGAGCGGCACGCGGCTGGCGCCCTATTCCGGCATTCCGACATTCCTGACCGCACCCCACATGCCGGTCGATGCCGATGACCCGGATTTCGGCAATCTTCAGGTGGCGATGATCGGCGTTCCCATGGATCTCGGCGTCACCAACCGCCCGGGTTCGCGCTTCGGACCACGGGCGCTGCGCGCGATCGAGCGGATCGGCCCCTATAATCACGTGCTCGGCTGCGCCCCAGTGCATGATCTCCGGGTCGCCGACATCGGCGATGTTCCCTTCCGCAGCCGCTACCGGCTCGAAATCAGCCACGAGGACATCGAGAAGCGGATCAGCCAGATCGTCGATGCTGGCGTCCTGCCGCTCTCCGTCGGCGGCGACCATTCGATCACGCATCCGATCCTCAAGGCCGTGGGCAGGAAGCAGCCCGTCGGCATGATCCATATCGACGCGCATTGCGATACCGGCGGCGCCTTCGACCTGACCAAGTTCCACCATGGCGGCCCATTCCGCAACGCCGTTCTCGACGGCGTGCTCGACCCGACACGCGTCATCCAGATCGGCATCCGCGGCTCGGCGGAGTATCTGTGGGAGTTCTCCTACGAGTCCGGCATGACGGTCATTCATGCGGAGGAGGTCACCGGACTGGGTATTCCGGCGATCATCGAAAAGGCGAAGAAGATCGTCGGCGACGGTCCGACCTATCTCTCCTTCGATGTCGACAGCCTCGACCCGAGTTTCGCGCCGGGCACCGGTACGCCGGAAGTCGGAGGTCTGACGACGCGGGAGGTTCTGGAGTTGATCCGCGGGCTGAAGGGCGTCAATCTCGTCGGCGGCGACGTCGTCGAGGTGGCGCCGCAATACGACACGACCACCAATACAGCCCATGCCGGCGCCCAGGTGCTCTTCGAGATCCTGAGCCTGATGGTCTTCAGTCCGGCCGTTGCCGGCAAGGGCTGATGCGCGCATGAACGATCCGAAATCGATGCGCATGGCGGCCACGAGCGGATCACGATAATCTGATGCCAAATCACTCTCTTCGCTGAAGCGCAGCGGGGACAAAGGGCGCAGGGAATCAACTAGAACAAGGGAACGCGGCGCAAGCCGCCAAAAAACAAAGGAGACATGCGATGATCATCAATTCCATCAAGCGCCGCACGCTGCTCGGTGCGGGGCTTGCCGGCGCGTCGATGCTGGCGATGCCGGCCGTGCTGAGGGCGCAGGACAAGTCGCTGAAGGTCGGCGTCTATGGCGGCTACTTCAAGGACTCCTTCGACAAGAACATCTTCCCCGAATTCACCAAGGCAACCGGCATCGCGATCGAATCCGTCGCCGAGCCCACCGGCGAGGCATGGCTCGTCCAGCTCGAACAGGCTGCGCGCGCCGGCCAGGCGCCCGCCGACGTTTCCATGATGTCTCAGGTGGCGATGCTCAAAGGGCAGGCGACCGACCTCTGGACGCCGATCGACATGGCGAAGATCAAGAACGGCTCGAACCTGCTCGACCGCTTCGTCAACAAATATCCGGACGGCCGCATCGCCGGCATCGGCGCCGTTTCCTGGTACATCACGCTGGTGACCAACACCGACGTCTACAAGGAGGCGCCGACCTCCTGGCAGGCCTTCTGGGATCCGGCGAATGCCGACAAGCTCGGCCTCCTGGCACTGGTCTCCAACTCCTTCCTGCTCGAAGTGACGGCCAAGACCTTCATGGGCGGCACCAATGCGCTCGACACCGAAGAGGGGATCCTCAAGACCTTCGAGAAGCTCGCCGAAGTGAAGCCGAACGTCCGTCTCTGGTACCGCGACGAAGCCCAGTTCGAACAGGCGCTGAAGTCGGGCGAAATCCCGATGGGGCAATATTATCACGACGTGACCGGGCTCGCCGCGGCGGATGGTCATCCGGTGCGTTCCACCTTCCCGAAGGAGGGCGGCATCCAGGATTCCGGCTGCTGGGCGCTTTCGCGCGCTTCGCAGAAGGTCGAGGAAGCCCACATCTTCATCGATTACATGTGCCAGCCTGCGGTCCAGGCGACGCTCTCGCGCAAGGTCGGCACCTCGCCGACGGTCAAGCGCGAGTCCACCGATCTGACGGATAAGGAATTCGCCGCCGTCTCTTCGGACATCGAGCCGATCGTTCCGCGCTACGATCTCTACCAGACCAAGTCGGATTGGCTGAACCAGAAGTGGACGGAACTGATCGTCGGCTGAGGCCGGCCACGAGCCGCCGCCTCGGTATCCCCGGGGCGGCGCAGCCAATTGCACGGACCTTAAACCGGAAGCGGTTTAGGGATAAGCTGATGTTGAATTTTTCAAAATGTCGCCGAGGCAGCGCGTCTGACGTGGCCGGTGACATCCGCGTATGACGCGCGAAACGGGGAACATATGTCGGGACTTGCCCTTCAAAACGTCGTCAAGGAATTCGGGTCGTTCAGGGCCGTCAACGATGTCGACCTGACGGTGCCGCACGGCACCTTCGTCTGCATGCTCGGGCCGTCGGGCTGCGGCAAGACCACGCTCCTGCGCATGATCGCGGGTCTGGACCTGCCGACCTCGGGTTCCATAGGGCTCGACGGCGAGGACATCACCCGGGTTCCGACGCATAAGCGCAATCTCGGCATGGTGTTCCAGTCGCTGGCGCTGTTCCCCCACCTGACCGTCGGCGAGAATATCGCCTATCCGCTGCGCATCCGCGGCGCGCCGAAGGAAGACCAGAAGAAACGGGTCGACGAGCTGCTTTCGATGATCCACCTGTCGGGCTATGCCGACCGGCCGGTCTCGAAGCTCTCCGGCGGCCAGCGCCAGCGCGTGGCGATAGCCCGGGCGCTGGCGATCTCGCCGAAGCTCTTCCTGCTCGACGAACCCCTGTCGGCGCTCGATGCCAAGCTGCGCGAGGCGATGCAGGTCGAGCTCAGGCAGTTGCAGCAGAAGCTCGGCATCACCACCATCGTCGTCACCCACGACCAGCGCGAGGCGATGACCATGGCCGATACGGTCGTGGTCATGAACGGCGGCGAGATCCGGCAGGCTGCCTCGCCGATCGAGATCTACCGCCGGCCGGCCGACAGCTTCGTCGCCGACTTCATCGGACAGACGAATCTGATCGAAGCGGAGGCGGACACTTCGGGTCGCGTGACGGTGCTCGGTCAGCCGGTGCCGGGCCTGCAGTTGCCGCCGGGTGCGGCGAAGGCGATGCTTTCGATCCGCCCGGAAGACGTGCACCTGACCGCGCCGGGTGCCGGAGCGCTTTCCGGCACGGTGACCTTCGTGCGCGATCTCGGGGGCACGATCGAGACATTCGTCGATGTCGCCGGCCGGCAGATCGTAGCGGTCTCGACGCCGCGCGCCCGGCCGCAGGTGACGGTCGGCCAACAGGTCGGCGTCGCTCTCACACCCGATGTCTGTGTGGTGCTCGCCAGATGAGACGCGAACCGCCCCGGACCCTCGGCGACTACCTGCCGATCCTCTTCCCCGCGGGGATGCTGACGATCTTCTTCGTGGTGCCCTTCGGCACGATGATCGCAGTCAGTTTCTTTCAGCGCCAGCAGGGCGGCTTCTATACGCCGGCCTTCGTTTACGACAATTATGCCCGCTTCCTCTCGGCCTTCTTCGGCGGCGTGCTCGGCTTTTCCCTGATGCTGGCGATCGCGGTCGCCGCGTGCTGCGTCGTTTTGGCGCTGCCCTTCACCTATCTGCTCACGCGTATGGCGCGCCGGGTGCAGGTGGTGTGGCTCGTCGCACTGCTCTCCGTGCTTTCTCTCTCCGAAGTCATCATCGGTTTTGCCTGGTCCACCCTATTCTCGCGCACGGCCGGCATCACCAACATCCTCGTGGCGCTCGGGCTTATGGATGAGGCGAAGGCGCTCACGCCGAGTTTTGCCGCTGTGCTGACCGGCATGGTCTATCAGGCCTTCCCCTATACCGTGCTCGTGCTTTTCCCCGCGCTCGTGCGCCTCGACCCGACGCTGACGGAAGCCGCCCGCACGCTCGGTGCCTCGCCGCTCAGGGCCTTCTTCACCGTCGTCGTTCCGGCGCTGAGAAACACGATCACCGCCACGCTGATCATGGTCTTCATCTTCGCGCTCGGCTCCTATCTCCTGCCGCAACTTCTCGGCCGGCCGCAGCACTGGACGCTCTCGGTGCTCATCACCGATCAGGCGATCTATCAGTCCAACATGCCCTTCGCCGCGGCGATGGCGGTGTTCCTCGTTCTGGTGACGCTTGGGCTGGTGGCGTTAACCGTCATCGCAGGACGGAAGGGAGAGGCCGCATGAGCACCATTTTCCGCAAGGTCTACTTCTCCCTGATCGGGCTCTTTCTCGCTTTGCCGCTGATCGTCGTCGCCGGCGTATCGGTCAACGCCAAGCAGACGCTCGCCTTTCCCCCGCAAGGATTTTCCACATCCTGGTACGGGGAAATCTTCCTGAACCCCGAATGGCGCAGCGCGCTTGTCGCGTCGGTGACGCTCGCGCTCCTTTCCGCCGCACTTGCGGTCGCGATCGCGCTGCCGCTTGCCTGGTTCCTGTGGCGGCGCGTCGCGCCATGGGCGAACATCTTCCAGCTTCTGGGGGTCGCGCCCTTCACGCTGCCGCCGGTCATTACGGCGCTCGGTCTGCTCACCTTCTGGGCGACGGCCGGCTTTTACGGCCAGCCCTGGACCGCCGTCGTCAGCCACGCGATCTTCTTCGTGACACTGCCGCTGGTCACGCTGTCTCTCGGCTTCACCTCGGTCGATCGGTCGCTGGTCGAGGCGGCCTCGACGATGGGCGCAGATGACCGCACGGTCTTCCGCACTGTCGTTCTGCCGTTGATCCTGCCCTATATCGTTTCGGGCTATGCCTTCGCCTTCGTGCTGTCGCTCAATGAGTATATCGTTGCCTACATGACCGTCGGCTTCACGATGGAGACGCTGCCGATCAAGATCTTCAACGCGCTTCGCTACGGCTATACGCCGACCATGGCCTCGGTGACGATCCTCTTCGTCACGACGGCCGCGGTCATCTTCAGCCTCGTCGCCCGCTTCGGAGACCTGCCGAAGCTGCTCGGCGCCATGTCGTCGGACGGAAAATGATGAAGTTCGCTGCCCTGCAGATGAAGAGCATTGGCGGCGACGTGGCCGCCAATCTCGCCCGCATCGAGTGGGCGGCGATCGGGGCTTCCGGCGAGGGTGCGAGCCTGCTCGTCGCCCCCGAGCTCGCAATCACCGGCTACGGCGCGGGGGAAGCCATTCGCAGGCTCGCGGAGCCGGCGGATGGGCGGATCGTTCGGGAACTTGGGCGCATCTCGCTCAAAACCGGCATCGCCATTGTGGCCGGATTCGCAGAGCAGGGAGCGGACGCCGTCTACAACAGCGCCGTCCATGTCGATGGCGATGCCGTCCCGGTTGTCTATCGGAAGTCGCATCTCTACGGCGATTACGAGCGCTCGCTCTTCACGCCGGCGGAGCCCTCGACGCGCCTGTTCAAACATCGTGGCGTCACTTGCGGCATGCTGATCTGCTACGATGTCGAATTCCCCGAAAACGTCCGTCGCCTGGCGCTTGCGGGTGCCGATGCGGTGCTGGTGCCGACGGCCCTCCCGGCCGGATGGTCCGGCACTTTCATCACCGACCACATGATCCAGACGCGCGCCTTCGAGAACCAGGTCTTCGTCGCCTATGTCAATCACTGCGGTTCGGACGACATGTTCTCCTTTGCGGGCCTCTCGCTGATAGCGTCACCGGATGGCCAGGCACTGGCAAAGGCCGGTTCCTCGGATGAAACCCTGATCATCGCCGAAATCGACCCCCAGGCATTTGCCATTTCGCGAGCGGAGAATACCTATCTCATGGACTTGAAACACGACTGATCTGCCAGATCGTTCTCAATCAGAGAACAATCTGTTCGCGTCGTCCCCTCTTTTGGAAACGCTCGGCCGG
It encodes:
- a CDS encoding LysR substrate-binding domain-containing protein, with protein sequence MPPLRSLFLSSRLPPLNPLRAFEATARRGSVSAAARELNVTHGAVSHQIRALELSFNAPLFERGGKRLRLTPQGALLLPAVTHAFAEIAAATAAMTRPATSGELTVTCVPALLSFWMIPRLHLFTEQFPDVQLRLIASNDEANLDSPDVDVCLLYGDGNWQDCWSRLWSRLELFPVVSPTLLNMRPLRSIRDIRDHVMLHGDDGREWNTWLAAADAIDFQRGRQHFMSDARLSTEAALHNQGVALGDTITAGSLIARGELIAPFDLTVPANDAFFVACRNEVRAAPIVRVFIDWLFAALESDPMPELQMSARTIIRSRMSKPEDAGRNTTPKSLQPRSAPRNRRPERPQKRKIKS
- the speB gene encoding agmatinase, producing MAWDEQKLNELKAKYGESHGGELFDPTFRKVADKIFTKSGTRLAPYSGIPTFLTAPHMPVDADDPDFGNLQVAMIGVPMDLGVTNRPGSRFGPRALRAIERIGPYNHVLGCAPVHDLRVADIGDVPFRSRYRLEISHEDIEKRISQIVDAGVLPLSVGGDHSITHPILKAVGRKQPVGMIHIDAHCDTGGAFDLTKFHHGGPFRNAVLDGVLDPTRVIQIGIRGSAEYLWEFSYESGMTVIHAEEVTGLGIPAIIEKAKKIVGDGPTYLSFDVDSLDPSFAPGTGTPEVGGLTTREVLELIRGLKGVNLVGGDVVEVAPQYDTTTNTAHAGAQVLFEILSLMVFSPAVAGKG
- a CDS encoding ABC transporter substrate-binding protein, which gives rise to MIINSIKRRTLLGAGLAGASMLAMPAVLRAQDKSLKVGVYGGYFKDSFDKNIFPEFTKATGIAIESVAEPTGEAWLVQLEQAARAGQAPADVSMMSQVAMLKGQATDLWTPIDMAKIKNGSNLLDRFVNKYPDGRIAGIGAVSWYITLVTNTDVYKEAPTSWQAFWDPANADKLGLLALVSNSFLLEVTAKTFMGGTNALDTEEGILKTFEKLAEVKPNVRLWYRDEAQFEQALKSGEIPMGQYYHDVTGLAAADGHPVRSTFPKEGGIQDSGCWALSRASQKVEEAHIFIDYMCQPAVQATLSRKVGTSPTVKRESTDLTDKEFAAVSSDIEPIVPRYDLYQTKSDWLNQKWTELIVG
- a CDS encoding ABC transporter ATP-binding protein codes for the protein MSGLALQNVVKEFGSFRAVNDVDLTVPHGTFVCMLGPSGCGKTTLLRMIAGLDLPTSGSIGLDGEDITRVPTHKRNLGMVFQSLALFPHLTVGENIAYPLRIRGAPKEDQKKRVDELLSMIHLSGYADRPVSKLSGGQRQRVAIARALAISPKLFLLDEPLSALDAKLREAMQVELRQLQQKLGITTIVVTHDQREAMTMADTVVVMNGGEIRQAASPIEIYRRPADSFVADFIGQTNLIEAEADTSGRVTVLGQPVPGLQLPPGAAKAMLSIRPEDVHLTAPGAGALSGTVTFVRDLGGTIETFVDVAGRQIVAVSTPRARPQVTVGQQVGVALTPDVCVVLAR
- a CDS encoding ABC transporter permease; amino-acid sequence: MRREPPRTLGDYLPILFPAGMLTIFFVVPFGTMIAVSFFQRQQGGFYTPAFVYDNYARFLSAFFGGVLGFSLMLAIAVAACCVVLALPFTYLLTRMARRVQVVWLVALLSVLSLSEVIIGFAWSTLFSRTAGITNILVALGLMDEAKALTPSFAAVLTGMVYQAFPYTVLVLFPALVRLDPTLTEAARTLGASPLRAFFTVVVPALRNTITATLIMVFIFALGSYLLPQLLGRPQHWTLSVLITDQAIYQSNMPFAAAMAVFLVLVTLGLVALTVIAGRKGEAA
- a CDS encoding ABC transporter permease, with the translated sequence MSTIFRKVYFSLIGLFLALPLIVVAGVSVNAKQTLAFPPQGFSTSWYGEIFLNPEWRSALVASVTLALLSAALAVAIALPLAWFLWRRVAPWANIFQLLGVAPFTLPPVITALGLLTFWATAGFYGQPWTAVVSHAIFFVTLPLVTLSLGFTSVDRSLVEAASTMGADDRTVFRTVVLPLILPYIVSGYAFAFVLSLNEYIVAYMTVGFTMETLPIKIFNALRYGYTPTMASVTILFVTTAAVIFSLVARFGDLPKLLGAMSSDGK
- a CDS encoding carbon-nitrogen hydrolase family protein, with protein sequence MMKFAALQMKSIGGDVAANLARIEWAAIGASGEGASLLVAPELAITGYGAGEAIRRLAEPADGRIVRELGRISLKTGIAIVAGFAEQGADAVYNSAVHVDGDAVPVVYRKSHLYGDYERSLFTPAEPSTRLFKHRGVTCGMLICYDVEFPENVRRLALAGADAVLVPTALPAGWSGTFITDHMIQTRAFENQVFVAYVNHCGSDDMFSFAGLSLIASPDGQALAKAGSSDETLIIAEIDPQAFAISRAENTYLMDLKHD